In Crassostrea angulata isolate pt1a10 chromosome 4, ASM2561291v2, whole genome shotgun sequence, one genomic interval encodes:
- the LOC128182238 gene encoding A disintegrin and metalloproteinase with thrombospondin motifs adt-2-like, giving the protein MTFASCETKIKRNGADIEKKCKKTKDCKPKCDKKDKDCTLCCTGDLCNKDQACSKACGGGKRSRSRECSSTGDIPCSDDTTEEEDCNTNACATNGQKCYLS; this is encoded by the exons ATGACTTTTGCG tcctGTGAAACCAAGATCAAACGGAATGGAGCTGACATCGAGAAGAAATGCAAGAAAACAAAAGACTGTAAGCCTAAATGTGACAAGAAAGATAAGGACTGTACCTTGTGTTGTACTGGAGACTTGTGTAACAAAGACCAAG CTTGTAGCAAAGCGTGTGGAGGAGGCAAGCGAAGCAGGAGCAGAGAGTGTTCATCGACGGGTGACATTCCATGCTCTGACGATACTACAGAAGAGGAAGACTGTAACACAAATGCCTGCGCTACAAACGGTCAGAAATGTTACTTAAGTTAG
- the LOC128180730 gene encoding A disintegrin and metalloproteinase with thrombospondin motifs adt-2-like gives MRCYYCKGKKNSDCTKTETCKQDEKSCETKIKRNGADIEKKCKKTKDCKPKCDKKDKDCTLCCTGDLCNKDQGYAEFKNWGAWSSCSKACGGGKRSKSRECSSTGDIPCSDDTTEEEDCNTNACATNVMRCYYCKGKKNSDCTKTETCKQDEQSCETKIKRNGADIEKKCKKTKDCKPKCHKKDKDCTLCCTGDLCNKDQGYAEFKNWGAWSSCSKACGGGKRSRNRECSSTGDIPCSDDTTEEEDCNTNACATNVMRCYYCKGKKNSDCTKTETCKQDEKSCETKIKRNGADIEKKCKKTKDCKPKCDKKDKDCTLCCTGDLCNKDQGYAEFKNWGAWSSCSKACGGGKRSRSRECSSTGDIPCSDDTTEEEDCNTNACATNGQRCYLS, from the exons ATGAGGTGCTACTATTGCAAAGGGAAAAAGAATAGCGATTGCACGAAGACCGAAACATGTAAACAGGACGAAAAG tcctGTGAAACCAAGATCAAACGGAATGGAGCTGACATCGAGAAGAAATGCAAGAAAACAAAAGACTGTAAGCCTAAATGTGACAAGAAAGATAAGGACTGTACCCTGTGTTGTACTGGAGACTTGTGTAACAAGGACCAAG GTTATGCCGAGTTCAAGAATTGGGGTGCGTGGTCATCTTGTAGCAAAGCGTGTGGAGGAGGCAAGCGAAGCAAGAGCAGAGAGTGTTCATCGACGGGTGACATTCCATGCTCTGACGATACTACAGAAGAGGAAGACTGTAACACAAATGCCTGCGCTACAAACG tgatGAGATGCTACTATTGCAAAGGGAAAAAGAATAGCGATTGCACGAAGACCGAAACATGTAAACAGGACGAACAG TCCTGTGAAACTAAGATCAAACGGAATGGAGCTGACATCGAGAAGAAATGCAAGAAAACAAAAGACTGTAAGCCTAAATGTCACAAGAAAGATAAGGACTGTACCCTGTGTTGTACTGGAGACTTGTGTAACAAGGACCAAG GTTATGCCGAGTTCAAGAATTGGGGTGCATGGTCATCCTGTAGCAAAGCGTGTGGAGGAGGCAAGCGAAGCAGGAACAGAGAGTGTTCATCGACGGGTGACATTCCATGCTCTGACGATACTACAGAAGAGGAAGACTGTAACACAAATGCCTGCGCTACAAACG tgatGAGATGCTACTATTGCAAAGGGAAAAAGAATAGCGATTGCACGAAGACCGAAACATGTAAACAGGACGAAAAG tcctGTGAAACCAAGATCAAACGGAATGGAGCTGACATCGAGAAGAAATGCAAGAAAACAAAAGACTGTAAGCCTAAATGTGACAAGAAAGATAAGGACTGTACCCTGTGTTGTACTGGAGACTTGTGTAACAAGGACCAAG GTTATGCCGAGTTCAAGAATTGGGGTGCGTGGTCATCTTGCAGCAAAGCGTGTGGAGGAGGCAAGCGAAGCAGGAGCAGAGAGTGTTCATCGACGGGTGACATTCCATGCTCTGACGATACTACAGAAGAGGAAGACTGTAACACAAATGCCTGCGCTACAAACGGTCAGAGATGTTACTTAAGTTAG
- the LOC128182239 gene encoding A disintegrin and metalloproteinase with thrombospondin motifs adt-1-like, translating to CETKVHRDKTEITKVCKKTSSCKTRCDARAVECHFCCTGDLCNKDSGYADYEPWQQWSSCSKQCGGGKRSRNRSCTSTSIPCSGGSKEEEDCNTQACSITTGTNTQASSPKVHRCYVCSYGKKNSDCSKIETCKKDEESCETKVHRDKTEITKVCKKTSSCKTRCDARAVECHFCCTGDLCNKDSGYADFEPWQQWSSCSKQCGGGKRSRNRSCTSTSIPCSGGSKEEEDCNTQACSITTGTNTQASSTQGHRCYVCSYGKKNSDCSKIETCKKDEESCETKVHRDKTEITKVCKKTSSCKTRCDARAVECHFCCTGDLCNKDSGYADFEPWQQWSSCSKQCGGGKRSRNRSCTSTSIPCSGGSKEEEDCNTQACSITAGMRCYYCKGKKNSDCTKTETCKQDELSCETKIKRNGADIEKKCKKTKDCKPKCDKKDKDCTLCCTGDLCNKDQGYAEFKNWGAWSACSKACGGGKRSRSRECSSTGDIPCSDDTTEEEDCNTNACATNVMRCYYCKGKKNSDCTKTETCKQDEKSCETKIKRNGADIEKKCKKTKDCKPKCDKKDKDCTLCCTGDLCNKDQACSKACGGGKRSRSRECSSTGDIPCSDDTTEEEDCNTNACATNGQKCYLS from the exons TGTGAAACAAAGGTGCACCGAGACAAAACCGAGATCACCAAAGTATGCAAGAAGACTTCCAGTTGTAAAACTCGATGTGACGCGAGGGCTGTTGAATGTCACTTTTGTTGTACTGGGGATCTCTGTAACAAAGATTCAG GTTACGCGGACTACGAACCGTGGCAACAGTGGTCATCATGTAGCAAACAGTGTGGAGGGGGCAAACGAAGCAGAAACAGGTCATGTACCTCAACCTCGATTCCATGCAGCGGAGGAAGCAAAGAAGAGGAGGACTGTAATACACAGGCTTGTTCTATTACCACTGGTACCAACACTCAGGCTTCCAGCCCCAAGG TTCATCGATGCTACGTTTGTTCATATGGGAAGAAAAACAGTGACTGTTCAAAGATAGAAACTTGCAAAAAAGACGAAGAG TCTTGTGAAACAAAGGTTCACCGAGACAAAACCGAGATCACCAAAGTATGCAAGAAGACTTCCAGTTGTAAAACTCGATGTGACGCGAGGGCTGTTGAATGTCACTTTTGTTGTACTGGGGATCTCTGTAACAAAGATTCAG GTTACGCGGATTTCGAACCATGGCAACAGTGGTCATCATGTAGCAAACAATGTGGAGGAGGCAAACGAAGCAGAAACAGGTCTTGTACCTCAACCTCGATTCCATGCAGCGGAGGAAGCAAAGAGGAGGAGGACTGTAATACACAGGCTTGTTCCATTACTACTGGTACCAACACTCAGGCTTCCAGTACCCAGG gtCATCGATGCTACGTTTGTTCTTATGGCAAGAAAAACAGTGACTGTTCAAAGATAGAAACTTGCAAAAAAGACGAAGAG TCTTGTGAAACAAAGGTGCACCGAGACAAAACCGAGATCACCAAAGTATGCAAGAAGACTTCCAGTTGTAAAACTCGATGTGACGCGAGGGCTGTTGAATGTCACTTTTGTTGTACTGGGGATCTCTGTAATAAAGATTCAG GTTACGCGGATTTTGAACCGTGGCAACAGTGGTCATCATGTAGCAAGCAATGTGGAGGAGGCAAACGAAGCAGAAACAGGTCTTGTACCTCAACCTCGATTCCATGCAGCGGAGGAAGCAAAGAAGAGGAGGACTGTAATACACAGGCTTGTTCCATTACCGCTG GGATGAGATGTTACTATTGCAAAGGAAAAAAGAATAGCGATTGCACGAAAACCGAAACATGTAAACAGGACGAACTG TCCTGTGAAACCAAGATTAAACGAAATGGAGCTGACATCGAGAAGAAATGCAAGAAGACAAAAGACTGTAAGCCTAAATGTGACAAGAAAGATAAGGACTGTACCCTGTGTTGTACTGGAGACTTGTGTAACAAAGACCAAG GTTATGCTGAGTTCAAGAATTGGGGTGCATGGTCAGCTTGTAGCAAAGCGTGTGGAGGAGGCAAGCGAAGCAGGAGCAGAGAGTGTTCATCGACGGGTGACATTCCATGCTCTGACGATACTACAGAAGAGGAAGACTGTAACACAAATGCCTGCGCTACAAACG tgatgAGATGCTACTATTGCAAAGGGAAAAAGAATAGCGATTGCACGAAGACCGAAACATGTAAACAGGACGAAAAG tcctGTGAAACCAAGATCAAACGGAATGGAGCTGACATCGAGAAGAAATGCAAGAAAACAAAAGACTGTAAGCCTAAATGTGACAAGAAAGATAAGGACTGTACCTTGTGTTGTACTGGAGACTTGTGTAACAAAGACCAAG CTTGTAGCAAAGCGTGTGGAGGAGGCAAGCGAAGCAGGAGCAGAGAGTGTTCATCGACGGGTGACATTCCATGCTCTGACGATACTACAGAAGAGGAAGACTGTAACACAAATGCCTGCGCTACAAACGGTCAGAAATGTTACTTAAGTTAG